The following proteins are encoded in a genomic region of Arachis stenosperma cultivar V10309 chromosome 4, arast.V10309.gnm1.PFL2, whole genome shotgun sequence:
- the LOC130976166 gene encoding C-terminal binding protein AN codes for MPHRNNPAPLPLVVTLNCIEDCSIELESLTGVAAVEHVPLSRLSDGKIESAAAVLLHSLAYLPRAAQRRLRPYHLLLCLGSSDRAVDSALASDLGLRLVHVDTSRAEEIADTVMALFLGLLRRTHLLSRHALSASGWLGSIQPLCRGMRRCRGLVLGIVGRSASARSLATRSLAFKMSVLYFDVHPGKGTVSFPPAARRMDTLHDLLAASDLISLHCALTNETMQIINAECLQHVKPGAFLVNTGSSQLLDDCAVKQLLIDGTLAGCALDGAEGPQWMEAWVKEMPNVLILPRSADYSEEVWMEIREKAISILQTFFVDGIIPKSAMSDVEEESEVDDENEQSDQQYKENSLQIIVREQLDDVQVSPSPETSQKKGSIQVKESSSQNQVSSLTQSTSTRSEGRRSRSGKKAKKRHTRQKSQPKPEDPSALEKEGTSQRDDTAMSGTDHALSSSSEDSRSRKTPIESLQEATATSVLVPSMRLSGNCTELLRDGYVIALYARDRPALHVSRQRVKGGGWILDSMSSVSKRDPAAQFLIIFRSKDTIGLRSLAAGGKLLQINRRMEFVFASHSFDVWENWTLEGSLQECRLVNCRNQSAVLDVRVEILATVGEDGVTRWIE; via the exons ATGCCTCATCGTAACAACCCTGCGCCACTTCCCTTAGTGGTCACCCTAAATTGCATCGAGGACTGCTCCATCGAGCTCGAATCCCTAACCGGCGTCGCCGCCGTCGAGCACGTCCCCCTCAGCCGCCTATCCGACGGCAAGATCGAATCCGCCGCCGCTGTCCTCCTCCACTCCCTCGCCTACCTCCCACGCGCTGCCCAGCGCCGCCTCCGCCCCTACCACCTCCTCCTCTGCCTCGGCTCCTCTGACCGCGCCGTCGACTCCGCACTCGCCTCCGACCTCGGCCTCCGCCTCGTCCATGTCGACACCTCTAGAGCTGAGGAGATCGCTGACACTGTCATGGCCCTCTTCCTCGGCCTCCTCCGCCGCACTCACCTGCTCTCCCGCCACGCTCTCTCCGCCTCCGGCTGGCTCGGTTCCATTCAGCCGCTCTGCCGTGGTATGCGGCGGTGCCGAGGACTCGTACTTGGCATCGTTGGCAGATCTGCCTCCGCCCGGTCGCTTGCAACTCGCAGCTTGGCATTCAAGATGAGCGTGCTTTATTTCGATGTTCATCCG GGAAAAGGGACAGTGAGCTTCCCTCCAGCAGCACGAAGAATGGATACTCTTCATGATTTACTTGCTGCAAGTGACCTTATATCACTCCATTGTGCTCTAACAAATGAAACAATGCAGATCATTAATGCTGAGTGTCTTCAACATGTAAAGCCTG GTGCTTTTCTTGTAAATACGGGTAGTAGTCAGCTTTTGGATGATTGTGCTGTAAAGCAGCTCTTGATTGATGGAACCTTAGCTGGATGTGCTTTGGATGGTGCAGAAGGGCCCCAGTGGATGGAAGCATGG GTTAAGGAGATGCCTAATGTGTTGATACTTCCACGAAGTGCAGATTACAGTGAAGAAGTCTGGATGGAGATAAGGGAGAAAGCAATATCTATATTACAGACATTCTTCGTTGACGGGATTATTCCAAAGAGTGCCATGTCTGATGTGGAAGAAGAGAGTGAGGTGGATGATGAAAATGAACAATCTGATCAACAGTACAAAGAAAATTCTCTACAGATTATTGTTAGAGAGCAACTAGATGATGTTCAAGTAAGCCCAAGTCCTGAAACCTCCCAAAAGAAAGGAAGCATTCAAGTAAAAGAATCTTCATCCCAGAACCAGGTTTCAAGTTTGACTCAGAGTACATCCACTAGATCTGAAGGTAGGCGCAGCAGGTCTGGTAAAAAGGCCAAAAAGAGGCATACACGTCAGAAGTCCCAGCCAAAACCAGAAGATCCATCTGCACTGGAGAAAGAAGGCACATCTCAGAGAGACGATACTGCCATGAGTGGCACAGATCATGCCCTAAGTTCCAGCTCTGAAGATTCAAGAAGTAGAAAAACTCCAATAGAATCGTTGCAAGAAGCAACTGCCACTTCAGTTCTAGTGCCAAGCATGAGACTTAGTGGAAATTGTACTGAACTTTTAAGAGATGGATATGTCATAGCCCTTTATGCAAGGGATCGCCCAGCACTTCATGTATCAAGACAGAGAGTTAAAGGTGGTGGTTGGATTTTGGATTCAATGTCAAGTGTGTCAAAAAGAGACCCTGCTGCACAGTTCCTCATAATCTTCAGAAGCAAG GACACAATTGGCTTGCGATCTCTTGCAGCTGGTGGAAAATTATTGCAG atcaatAGAAGAATGGAATTTGTATTTGCTAGTCATAGTTTTGATGTTTGGGAGAATTGGACGCTGGAAGGTTCCTTACAGGAATGTAGACTGGTGAACTGTAGAAATCAATCA GCTGTTTTGGACGTGCGTGTTGAGATTTTGGCAACTGTAGGAGAAGATGGAGTAACTCGTTGGATTGAATAG